The DNA region CGAGAAGACTGAGTTTCAGGGCTTCTGCCTGGAGCTACACCCTCCAGAAGGCCCTCACTGGCCCCCTCCCGCAATCATCCCCATCTCAACCAGTCACCACCTGGGCTGTGTGTGGTGTTTCCTGGAAACTGGAACCCAGAACCTCAGTGAGCAGAAGACTACAGAAGCTGGCTACTGAAGAGGcttctcaagtgctagagcacttccTTGGTCCTGCTTACCAAATTTACTGCAAAGCAGTCTGAGTGTTGGATGGTATTTATTTGTACTCCTCACTACAGAGGCTACCAAGGGATTTTCCAGATCCCACTTTACTAAGAACAAATTTGTAAGGCTCTCCAGAGAAGATACActgaaatacagagagagagagagagagagagagagagagagagagagagagagagagagagagagagagagagagagagagagagagattgtcttCCTAGGGCCTCTGCTGCCTCGGCTCCTGCTTAAACACTGTTCTGGCTGAGGAGATCAATTAGCTCTTTATCTTACTGCAATCGATATACCAACTGGGAAATTCTGcttggtatttgtgtgtgtgtgtgtgtgtgtgtgtgcacgcgcgctggacctgggggcttgaacacaagacagacactgtccctgagcctttgtgctcaggctgggactcttccacttccagctttttttttgtagttaactggagaccagAGCCTCTCTGATTTTTCTGCCAACAACAGGTCCTCttcgagcttttttttttttggggggggggtaattggagacaagaatctcttggactttcctgcctgagctggctttgaactgtgatcctcagatctcagcttcctgagtagctaggattagtgagccaccagcaccaggcttacatgctattttttaaaattactattcTTTTGGAGTGAAGAGTTTAGCTGCTGCTTCAATCCTTTGAGTACTTATAGTACTATTCAGAATTGCTTTTATTCTTGTGTCAATTTTGTTAAGTTCTAGTTTCTAGGAATTGGTCCATTTTTGTCTGTAGTTAAACTCATTGACATAAAGTTCCTTTGGTTTTTCTTCTGTAGTGTACATAATCTGTAACTATGTCTCCTTTTTCATTGCTAATACTGGTGATTTGTGccttctcactttttttcttgATCAATCTCACCAGAGGTTTGTCTATTTTATTAGTCTTTTCCAAGAACCAACTTTTAGCTTTGCTCCTCCTCTCTATTgtgtctttgttttctatttctttaatttCTGCTCTTATCTTTTTTGACCTTCTTCCATCCACATTTTTTGGGtttattctgttgtttttcttctgatttcttAGATTGGATACTGAGCtcattcattttcaatttttcttgctttttagttTGCTCATTTAAAGGATACCCTCTCAATACTACTTTCTGACAAGTTCAGATATGTAGTGTTTTCATTACTGTTCATTTCCAAGTATTTCATCAGTTGTTCCATCATAGTTCTTTGGTCCATGAGTTCTATTGTAATGTGTTTTTGAATTTCCAAAATGtttaagaattttaaattttctatcttTATTATTGAAATCTATCTTAATTGCAGTCTTGTCAGATGATGTGGTCTGTATGATTAACTCTTTGAAATTTATTGAGACTTGTTTATGGCTTAACATGTGactgatatttttaatgttttctatgTGCTTTATAAGAATGTGTGTTCTCTAATTGTTGAATACAGAGTTATACATATGTCTGTTATCAAGGTTGTTAACTATGTTATTCAAATGTTGTTTATCTAAACTGATTGTTCTGGTCATGATGTAGCAGTAATTGAAAGTTATGTTAGCATTCAACTATTGATGGTTAATTTGTCAGTTTTTCCTTGTTGTTCTATCTCTTTTTTGCCttacatattttgaatattttgttaAGAATATTGAAATTAAAAATTGTTATATATTCCTGGTAAATTGTATTACCCCTCTCTTCCTGATAATACTTTTTTCTTAAAGTCTATTTTACCGTGTATTAATGTAGCAgcacaaacttttcttcttggTATATACTTTTCTATCCTTTTACTTTTAAGCATTTTTATGCCTTTAAGCTTTAATATGTCTCTTGGAAAGAGCATATAGTTGGACCTTTAACAAATCTATTTATCTTTGTCTTTAAATTGCCAAGTTTACATTTACATTGTGATATGTTTGGACCTGTTTCTACCATCACACTTTCTTCTTAATGTTTTCTACTACTCACCTTTGGTATatgtcattttctcctttttcaccTGCtgtttatgatttatttatgttttctcccTTCTGTTGggatttcttttggtattctttcTGTAGTTATCCTTGAATTCaaccatatatatatttaacctaAAAGGTTTAAACAATGTTTTAATCCCCTTGTGAAGAatataggaggggctggggatatagcctagtggcaagagtgcctgcctcggatacacgaggccctaggttcgattccccagcaccacatatacagaaaacggccagaagcggcgctgtggctcaagtggcagagtgctagccttgagcgggaagaagccagggacagtgctcaggccctgagtccaaggcccaggactggccaaaaaaaaaaaaaaaaagaatataggaagTTTAGAGATCTTCAACTCTTGTCATTCCTCTCATAACCACAtacttttgttttcaaatgttaGTTTCTTTTTATAACCTCACATGTATTGTCATcatcagcatcatcttatatagaATGTTTGGATTTACATGCATACATTTTGACATATCCTTTGGGGAGCATTCGTTTGCAttataaaaattgtttaaatattcttttactaGCGATCTCTTAGTGTTAATTTCTCCATgtttttattatatgtaaatgTCTTTATTATCTCCTTGTTCCTACATGATAGTGTATAGTAGATATTTTCCCTTTGTGTTTAAAATGTGTGATCCAATTCTTTTTGGGCTTTATGAAGTCTCCATTAAGAAATATACTTTCAAGCGGGGcgacggtggctcacacctgtaatcctagctactaaggaggctgagatttgaggatca from Perognathus longimembris pacificus isolate PPM17 chromosome 28, ASM2315922v1, whole genome shotgun sequence includes:
- the Kantr gene encoding KDM5C adjacent transcript, whose product is MSPFSLLILVICAFSLFFLINLTRGLSILLVFSKNQLLALLLLSIVSLFSISLISALIFFDLLPSTFFGFILLFFF